In one window of Bradysia coprophila strain Holo2 chromosome X unlocalized genomic scaffold, BU_Bcop_v1 contig_44, whole genome shotgun sequence DNA:
- the LOC119070029 gene encoding ribosome maturation protein SBDS, with protein sequence MSKIFTPTNQIRLTNVAVVRLKKCGKRFEVACYKNKVLSWRNNIEKDIDEVLQTHSIFLNVSKGQHAKKEDLVKAFNTDDVDVICKEILEKGELQVSEKERSSQLDSLFRDIATNISDKCINPESKRPYPVSIIEKAMKDIHFSVKPNKNAKQQALEVIPLLKASIPLERANMRIKVSLIGNNAKKMKEKIVQHCVSVEEEDWDNGNLSLIGLIDPGSFKIINDIITAESKSTGRLEVLNLKEVIDNEEVLE encoded by the exons ATGTCCAAAATATTCACACCGACAAATCAAATTCGTTTAACGAATGTGGCCGTTGTTCGGCTCAAGAAGTGTGGCAAACGGTTCGAAGTAGCTTGCTATAAGAACAAAGTGTTGTCATGGCGAAATAATAT CGAAAAAGATATCGACGAGGTGCTACAAACACACTCAATCTTTTTAAACGTATCAAAAGGCCAGCATGCGAAGAAGGAAGATTTGGTGAAAGCGTTCAACACCGACGACGTTGACGTCATTTGCAAAGAAATCTTGGAAAAGGGTGAACTGCAGGTATCCGAAAAGGAACGATCATCGCAACTAGACTCATTGTTCAGAGACATTGCAACGAATATTTCCGACAAATGCATCAATCCCGAATCGAAGCGTCCGTATCCGGTGTCTATAATCGAAAAGGCAATGAAGGACATCCATTTCTCGGTGAAGCCGAACAAAAATGCCAAGCAGCAAGCGCTCGAAGTTATACCACTGCTGAAGGCTAGCATCCCGCTGGAACGTGCGAACATGCGCATTAAAGTGTCGCTGATCGGCAACAATGcaaagaaaatgaaagagaaaattgtCCAGCATTGCGTGTCGGTGGAGGAGGAGGATTGGGATAACGGAAATTTGTCACTCATCGGACTGATTGATCCTGGCagctttaaaataattaacgaCATTATAACGGCCGAATCAAAGTCAACGGGTAGGTTAGAAGTGTTAAATTTGAAAGAGGTCATTGATAATGAGGAAGTGTTGGAATAA
- the LOC119070028 gene encoding telomerase-binding protein EST1A isoform X1 gives MSTNTPGLLSIKQPVPKKTTPEQESVRPLARFFIANINFYSYTRAKWYDNISADYKPHTHKIIERLREADRSMQSDIVTGECLENWDKFMECRQTIKMLSENCIRKEMKLCRKENVEQHLWKILYYNLIEFFKVLIAESKLEERTTYFQTKLKAIIDDGLTFYCHMLDVLQTTYNFQLTDLLETDVDPRVKFKDNKFVQLAMVSAQKYFLFLGDLSRYKETNKANGNLASAKEYYLKAQRLIPSNGVPYNQLAFVALHSKNKFAAVYYYIRSLKASNPIQTAKENLKVLFDEARKSYEANRKTAMEHKSPVKTVKEDSKKSKTDDENSRQEIWIHPISGKSMNRRTMQLIEDDDTDGTDGEFDDFNGKEIAKRFMTSFVNVHGKLITKIGMDSFMTCAKQMLKEFQRLLNCNPIPLNFRCFLQILCINVYTISEARKKTATQTSNTRSDILDASLSISFCMFELMCRKFVELSDFASLQPYSDLQLSIPEDAEIILPSIKTWTDWMASNDELWIPLQSLAQYNVGSGADVPLYSFRKLMSSLNGIGDLLSEFSLSHTNGNASMITLPEDVMLEGFPLIASAVKPIFCLKAEKKKSISLSRLQVILDNGNKIFTAYNPSKQEAVNVAPQSTVNTKIYDSSTEEEEILDDQLADLSDNNSNNSPDNLSEIQNLIRRKMELEKRHKLQTRKDQRVQEIMEQTQVSQCIEVRPKYLIPDTNCFIDFLDHLKELAATKNFYYLLVPTFVINEIEGLSKGTPPSEVMNNQVDVPPSKREYERWEMVGKAAKESLNFLKNRPPNIKCVTSKGSIMNTFSFTFEEVSAERGCNDDRILSSAVNLCKKSALKTKNNVQHLLREVVLLTTDRNLCVKALAQNIPVRQVPDFMEWDVTFGS, from the exons ATGTCCACAAACACACCAGGCTTATTGAGCATCAAACAGCCAGTTCCGAAGAAAACTACACCAGAACAGGAATCAGTTCGGCCCCTCGCGCGATTCTTTATAGCAAACATTAACTTCTATTCATACACTCGAGCGAAATGGTACGACAACATCAGCGCCGACTACAAACctcatacacacaaaataatCGAACGTTTGAGGGAAGCTGATCGATCGATGCAAAGTGATATTGTTACTGGCGAATGCCTTGAG AATTGGGACAAATTCATGGAGTGCCGACAGACAATCAAAATGTTATCGGAAAATTGCATACGGAAAGAGATGAAACTTTGCCGGAAGGAAAATGTGGAGCAACATCTGTGGAAGATACTGTACTACAATCTTATCGAATTTTTCAAAGTGCTGATAGCCGAATCAAAACTGGAGGAACGGACGACGTACTTCCAAACGAAATTGAAAGCAATCATTGATGAtggattaacattttattgtcaCATGCTGGATGTTCTCCAAACCACATACAATTTTCAGCTGACGGATCTGTTGGAAACGGATGTCGACCCTAGAG TCAAATTCAAAGACAACAAATTCGTTCAGCTCGCCATGGTATCGGcgcagaaatattttctatttttgggAGACTTGTCCAGATATAAGGAAACAAATAAAGCGAACGGCAATCTGGCCTCGGCTAAGGAATATTACTTGAAAGCACAAAGACTGATTCCATCGAACGGTGTTCCGTACAATCAATTGGCATTCGTTGCTTTGCATTCA aaaaataaattcgccGCCGTTTACTACTACATACGCAGCTTAAAGGCGTCGAATCCCATTCAAACGGCCAAAGAAAATCTGAAAGTTTTGTTTGACGAAGCAAGGAAAAGC TACGAGGCAAACCGTAAGACTGCAATGGAACATAAATCGCCGGTTAAAACGGTGAAGGAGGATTCGAAAAAGTCGAAAACGGATGATGAAAACTCTCGTCAGGAGATTTGGATTCATCCAATCAGTGGCAAATCGATGAATCGACGTACCATGCAATTGATTGAAGATGATGACACGGATGGCACGGATGGAGAGTTTGATGATTTCAATGGGAAAGAG ATTGCCAAACGCTTCATGACCAGCTTTGTGAACGTTCACGGAAAACTCATCACCAAAATTGG AATGGACAGCTTTATGACATGTGCAAAGCAAATGCTGAAAGAATTTCAACGTCTACTGAACTGCAATCCCATTCCATTGAATTTTCGCTGCTTCCTACAAATCTTGTGCATTAATGTCTACACTATTTCCGAGGCTCGTAAGAAGA CCGCCACGCAAACAAGTAACACTCGTTCCGACATCTTGGACGCTTCCTTATCCATATCATTTTGTATGTTCGAATTGATGTGCAGAAAGTTCGTCGAACTATCGGACTTTGCATCGTTGCAGCCTTATTCAGATCTTCAGCTGTCAATTCCGGAAGATGCGGAAATTATTTTGCCCTCAATAAAG ACATGGACAGACTGGATGGCTTCCAATGATGAATTGTGGATTCCTTTACAGAGTCTTGCTCAATATAATGTTGG AAGCGGCGCTGACGTTCCACTGTATTCATTCAGAAAGTTGATGAGCTCCCTGAATGGAATCGGTGATTTGCTTAGTGAGTTTAGCTTGAGTCATACAAATG GAAACGCGTCAATGATAACTCTTCCAGAGGACGTAATGCTCGAGGGTTTCCCACTGATAGCTAGTGCTGTCAAGCCAATTTTTTGTCTGAAAGcggagaagaaaaaatcgatttcgcTGTCGCGACTGCAAGTGATATTAGataatggaaataaaatttttaccgCATACAATCCCAGTAAGCAAGAAGCTGTAAATGTTGCACCCCAATCCACTGTAAATACCAAG ATATATGACAGCTCTaccgaagaagaagaaattctGGATGATCAACTCGCTGATTTAAGCGACAACAATTCCAACAATTCACCGGATAATTTGtcagaaattcagaatttgattagaagaaaaatggaattggAAAAGCGTCATAAATTGCAGACACGAAAGGACCAACGCGTCCAAGAGATAATGGAACAAACACAGGTCTCTCAGTGCATTGAAGTGCGGCCGAAGTATCTGATCCCGGACACGAAttgtttcattgattttttggATCATCTGAAAGAGCTGGCagcgacaaaaaatttttattacttaCTGGTGCCAACGTTTG TTATCAACGAAATCGAAGGTTTGTCGAAGGGTACGCCGCCGTCGGAAGTAATGAACAATCAGGTAGATGTGCCGCCATCCAAACGAGAATATGAACGCTGGGAAATGGTTGGTAAGGCTGCCAAGGAGTCGctaaactttttgaaaaatcgacCACCAAACATCAA ATGTGTGACCAGCAAAGGATCAATCATGAACACATTTTCGTTCACATTTGAAGAAGTGTCAGCGGAACGGGGATGCAATGACGACCGGATACTTTCATCTGCCGTTAACTTGTGCAAGAAGTCAGCTCTTAAAACGAAAA ATAATGTACAACATTTGCTACGAGAAGTGGTGCTATTAACAACTGATCGGAATTTGTGCGTTAAAGCTCTAGCCCAAAATATTCCCGTACGACAAGTACCTGATTTTATGGAATGGGATGTTACCTTTGGaagttga
- the LOC119070028 gene encoding telomerase-binding protein EST1A isoform X2, which produces MSTNTPGLLSIKQPVPKKTTPEQESVRPLARFFIANINFYSYTRAKWYDNISADYKPHTHKIIERLREADRSMQSDIVTGECLENWDKFMECRQTIKMLSENCIRKEMKLCRKENVEQHLWKILYYNLIEFFKVLIAESKLEERTTYFQTKLKAIIDDGLTFYCHMLDVLQTTYNFQLTDLLETDVDPRVKFKDNKFVQLAMVSAQKYFLFLGDLSRYKETNKANGNLASAKEYYLKAQRLIPSNGVPYNQLAFVALHSKNKFAAVYYYIRSLKASNPIQTAKENLKVLFDEARKSYEANRKTAMEHKSPVKTVKEDSKKSKTDDENSRQEIWIHPISGKSMNRRTMQLIEDDDTDGTDGEFDDFNGKEIAKRFMTSFVNVHGKLITKIGMDSFMTCAKQMLKEFQRLLNCNPIPLNFRCFLQILCINVYTISEARKKTATQTSNTRSDILDASLSISFCMFELMCRKFVELSDFASLQPYSDLQLSIPEDAEIILPSIKTWTDWMASNDELWIPLQSLAQYNVGGADVPLYSFRKLMSSLNGIGDLLSEFSLSHTNGNASMITLPEDVMLEGFPLIASAVKPIFCLKAEKKKSISLSRLQVILDNGNKIFTAYNPSKQEAVNVAPQSTVNTKIYDSSTEEEEILDDQLADLSDNNSNNSPDNLSEIQNLIRRKMELEKRHKLQTRKDQRVQEIMEQTQVSQCIEVRPKYLIPDTNCFIDFLDHLKELAATKNFYYLLVPTFVINEIEGLSKGTPPSEVMNNQVDVPPSKREYERWEMVGKAAKESLNFLKNRPPNIKCVTSKGSIMNTFSFTFEEVSAERGCNDDRILSSAVNLCKKSALKTKNNVQHLLREVVLLTTDRNLCVKALAQNIPVRQVPDFMEWDVTFGS; this is translated from the exons ATGTCCACAAACACACCAGGCTTATTGAGCATCAAACAGCCAGTTCCGAAGAAAACTACACCAGAACAGGAATCAGTTCGGCCCCTCGCGCGATTCTTTATAGCAAACATTAACTTCTATTCATACACTCGAGCGAAATGGTACGACAACATCAGCGCCGACTACAAACctcatacacacaaaataatCGAACGTTTGAGGGAAGCTGATCGATCGATGCAAAGTGATATTGTTACTGGCGAATGCCTTGAG AATTGGGACAAATTCATGGAGTGCCGACAGACAATCAAAATGTTATCGGAAAATTGCATACGGAAAGAGATGAAACTTTGCCGGAAGGAAAATGTGGAGCAACATCTGTGGAAGATACTGTACTACAATCTTATCGAATTTTTCAAAGTGCTGATAGCCGAATCAAAACTGGAGGAACGGACGACGTACTTCCAAACGAAATTGAAAGCAATCATTGATGAtggattaacattttattgtcaCATGCTGGATGTTCTCCAAACCACATACAATTTTCAGCTGACGGATCTGTTGGAAACGGATGTCGACCCTAGAG TCAAATTCAAAGACAACAAATTCGTTCAGCTCGCCATGGTATCGGcgcagaaatattttctatttttgggAGACTTGTCCAGATATAAGGAAACAAATAAAGCGAACGGCAATCTGGCCTCGGCTAAGGAATATTACTTGAAAGCACAAAGACTGATTCCATCGAACGGTGTTCCGTACAATCAATTGGCATTCGTTGCTTTGCATTCA aaaaataaattcgccGCCGTTTACTACTACATACGCAGCTTAAAGGCGTCGAATCCCATTCAAACGGCCAAAGAAAATCTGAAAGTTTTGTTTGACGAAGCAAGGAAAAGC TACGAGGCAAACCGTAAGACTGCAATGGAACATAAATCGCCGGTTAAAACGGTGAAGGAGGATTCGAAAAAGTCGAAAACGGATGATGAAAACTCTCGTCAGGAGATTTGGATTCATCCAATCAGTGGCAAATCGATGAATCGACGTACCATGCAATTGATTGAAGATGATGACACGGATGGCACGGATGGAGAGTTTGATGATTTCAATGGGAAAGAG ATTGCCAAACGCTTCATGACCAGCTTTGTGAACGTTCACGGAAAACTCATCACCAAAATTGG AATGGACAGCTTTATGACATGTGCAAAGCAAATGCTGAAAGAATTTCAACGTCTACTGAACTGCAATCCCATTCCATTGAATTTTCGCTGCTTCCTACAAATCTTGTGCATTAATGTCTACACTATTTCCGAGGCTCGTAAGAAGA CCGCCACGCAAACAAGTAACACTCGTTCCGACATCTTGGACGCTTCCTTATCCATATCATTTTGTATGTTCGAATTGATGTGCAGAAAGTTCGTCGAACTATCGGACTTTGCATCGTTGCAGCCTTATTCAGATCTTCAGCTGTCAATTCCGGAAGATGCGGAAATTATTTTGCCCTCAATAAAG ACATGGACAGACTGGATGGCTTCCAATGATGAATTGTGGATTCCTTTACAGAGTCTTGCTCAATATAATGTTGG CGGCGCTGACGTTCCACTGTATTCATTCAGAAAGTTGATGAGCTCCCTGAATGGAATCGGTGATTTGCTTAGTGAGTTTAGCTTGAGTCATACAAATG GAAACGCGTCAATGATAACTCTTCCAGAGGACGTAATGCTCGAGGGTTTCCCACTGATAGCTAGTGCTGTCAAGCCAATTTTTTGTCTGAAAGcggagaagaaaaaatcgatttcgcTGTCGCGACTGCAAGTGATATTAGataatggaaataaaatttttaccgCATACAATCCCAGTAAGCAAGAAGCTGTAAATGTTGCACCCCAATCCACTGTAAATACCAAG ATATATGACAGCTCTaccgaagaagaagaaattctGGATGATCAACTCGCTGATTTAAGCGACAACAATTCCAACAATTCACCGGATAATTTGtcagaaattcagaatttgattagaagaaaaatggaattggAAAAGCGTCATAAATTGCAGACACGAAAGGACCAACGCGTCCAAGAGATAATGGAACAAACACAGGTCTCTCAGTGCATTGAAGTGCGGCCGAAGTATCTGATCCCGGACACGAAttgtttcattgattttttggATCATCTGAAAGAGCTGGCagcgacaaaaaatttttattacttaCTGGTGCCAACGTTTG TTATCAACGAAATCGAAGGTTTGTCGAAGGGTACGCCGCCGTCGGAAGTAATGAACAATCAGGTAGATGTGCCGCCATCCAAACGAGAATATGAACGCTGGGAAATGGTTGGTAAGGCTGCCAAGGAGTCGctaaactttttgaaaaatcgacCACCAAACATCAA ATGTGTGACCAGCAAAGGATCAATCATGAACACATTTTCGTTCACATTTGAAGAAGTGTCAGCGGAACGGGGATGCAATGACGACCGGATACTTTCATCTGCCGTTAACTTGTGCAAGAAGTCAGCTCTTAAAACGAAAA ATAATGTACAACATTTGCTACGAGAAGTGGTGCTATTAACAACTGATCGGAATTTGTGCGTTAAAGCTCTAGCCCAAAATATTCCCGTACGACAAGTACCTGATTTTATGGAATGGGATGTTACCTTTGGaagttga
- the LOC119070028 gene encoding telomerase-binding protein EST1A isoform X3 — protein MSTNTPGLLSIKQPVPKKTTPEQESVRPLARFFIANINFYSYTRAKWYDNISADYKPHTHKIIERLREADRSMQSDIVTGECLENWDKFMECRQTIKMLSENCIRKEMKLCRKENVEQHLWKILYYNLIEFFKVLIAESKLEERTTYFQTKLKAIIDDGLTFYCHMLDVLQTTYNFQLTDLLETDVDPRVKFKDNKFVQLAMVSAQKYFLFLGDLSRYKETNKANGNLASAKEYYLKAQRLIPSNGVPYNQLAFVALHSKNKFAAVYYYIRSLKASNPIQTAKENLKVLFDEARKSYEANRKTAMEHKSPVKTVKEDSKKSKTDDENSRQEIWIHPISGKSMNRRTMQLIEDDDTDGTDGEFDDFNGKEIAKRFMTSFVNVHGKLITKIGMDSFMTCAKQMLKEFQRLLNCNPIPLNFRCFLQILCINVYTISEARKKTATQTSNTRSDILDASLSISFCMFELMCRKFVELSDFASLQPYSDLQLSIPEDAEIILPSIKTWTDWMASNDELWIPLQSLAQYNVGSGADVPLYSFRKLMSSLNGIGDLLSEFSLSHTNGNASMITLPEDVMLEGFPLIASAVKPIFCLKAEKKKSISLSRLQVILDNGNKIFTAYNPSKQEAVNVAPQSTVNTKIYDSSTEEEEILDDQLADLSDNNSNNSPDNLSEIQNLIRRKMELEKRHKLQTRKDQRVQEIMEQTQVSQCIEVRPKYLIPDTNCFIDFLDHLKELAATKNFYYLLVPTFVINEIEGLSKGTPPSEVMNNQVDVPPSKREYERWEMVGKAAKESLNFLKNRPPNIKCVTSKGSIMNTFSFTFEEVSAERGCNDDRILSSAVNLCKKSALKTKS, from the exons ATGTCCACAAACACACCAGGCTTATTGAGCATCAAACAGCCAGTTCCGAAGAAAACTACACCAGAACAGGAATCAGTTCGGCCCCTCGCGCGATTCTTTATAGCAAACATTAACTTCTATTCATACACTCGAGCGAAATGGTACGACAACATCAGCGCCGACTACAAACctcatacacacaaaataatCGAACGTTTGAGGGAAGCTGATCGATCGATGCAAAGTGATATTGTTACTGGCGAATGCCTTGAG AATTGGGACAAATTCATGGAGTGCCGACAGACAATCAAAATGTTATCGGAAAATTGCATACGGAAAGAGATGAAACTTTGCCGGAAGGAAAATGTGGAGCAACATCTGTGGAAGATACTGTACTACAATCTTATCGAATTTTTCAAAGTGCTGATAGCCGAATCAAAACTGGAGGAACGGACGACGTACTTCCAAACGAAATTGAAAGCAATCATTGATGAtggattaacattttattgtcaCATGCTGGATGTTCTCCAAACCACATACAATTTTCAGCTGACGGATCTGTTGGAAACGGATGTCGACCCTAGAG TCAAATTCAAAGACAACAAATTCGTTCAGCTCGCCATGGTATCGGcgcagaaatattttctatttttgggAGACTTGTCCAGATATAAGGAAACAAATAAAGCGAACGGCAATCTGGCCTCGGCTAAGGAATATTACTTGAAAGCACAAAGACTGATTCCATCGAACGGTGTTCCGTACAATCAATTGGCATTCGTTGCTTTGCATTCA aaaaataaattcgccGCCGTTTACTACTACATACGCAGCTTAAAGGCGTCGAATCCCATTCAAACGGCCAAAGAAAATCTGAAAGTTTTGTTTGACGAAGCAAGGAAAAGC TACGAGGCAAACCGTAAGACTGCAATGGAACATAAATCGCCGGTTAAAACGGTGAAGGAGGATTCGAAAAAGTCGAAAACGGATGATGAAAACTCTCGTCAGGAGATTTGGATTCATCCAATCAGTGGCAAATCGATGAATCGACGTACCATGCAATTGATTGAAGATGATGACACGGATGGCACGGATGGAGAGTTTGATGATTTCAATGGGAAAGAG ATTGCCAAACGCTTCATGACCAGCTTTGTGAACGTTCACGGAAAACTCATCACCAAAATTGG AATGGACAGCTTTATGACATGTGCAAAGCAAATGCTGAAAGAATTTCAACGTCTACTGAACTGCAATCCCATTCCATTGAATTTTCGCTGCTTCCTACAAATCTTGTGCATTAATGTCTACACTATTTCCGAGGCTCGTAAGAAGA CCGCCACGCAAACAAGTAACACTCGTTCCGACATCTTGGACGCTTCCTTATCCATATCATTTTGTATGTTCGAATTGATGTGCAGAAAGTTCGTCGAACTATCGGACTTTGCATCGTTGCAGCCTTATTCAGATCTTCAGCTGTCAATTCCGGAAGATGCGGAAATTATTTTGCCCTCAATAAAG ACATGGACAGACTGGATGGCTTCCAATGATGAATTGTGGATTCCTTTACAGAGTCTTGCTCAATATAATGTTGG AAGCGGCGCTGACGTTCCACTGTATTCATTCAGAAAGTTGATGAGCTCCCTGAATGGAATCGGTGATTTGCTTAGTGAGTTTAGCTTGAGTCATACAAATG GAAACGCGTCAATGATAACTCTTCCAGAGGACGTAATGCTCGAGGGTTTCCCACTGATAGCTAGTGCTGTCAAGCCAATTTTTTGTCTGAAAGcggagaagaaaaaatcgatttcgcTGTCGCGACTGCAAGTGATATTAGataatggaaataaaatttttaccgCATACAATCCCAGTAAGCAAGAAGCTGTAAATGTTGCACCCCAATCCACTGTAAATACCAAG ATATATGACAGCTCTaccgaagaagaagaaattctGGATGATCAACTCGCTGATTTAAGCGACAACAATTCCAACAATTCACCGGATAATTTGtcagaaattcagaatttgattagaagaaaaatggaattggAAAAGCGTCATAAATTGCAGACACGAAAGGACCAACGCGTCCAAGAGATAATGGAACAAACACAGGTCTCTCAGTGCATTGAAGTGCGGCCGAAGTATCTGATCCCGGACACGAAttgtttcattgattttttggATCATCTGAAAGAGCTGGCagcgacaaaaaatttttattacttaCTGGTGCCAACGTTTG TTATCAACGAAATCGAAGGTTTGTCGAAGGGTACGCCGCCGTCGGAAGTAATGAACAATCAGGTAGATGTGCCGCCATCCAAACGAGAATATGAACGCTGGGAAATGGTTGGTAAGGCTGCCAAGGAGTCGctaaactttttgaaaaatcgacCACCAAACATCAA ATGTGTGACCAGCAAAGGATCAATCATGAACACATTTTCGTTCACATTTGAAGAAGTGTCAGCGGAACGGGGATGCAATGACGACCGGATACTTTCATCTGCCGTTAACTTGTGCAAGAAGTCAGCTCTTAAAACGAAAAGTTA A